The Oceanisphaera avium genome includes a region encoding these proteins:
- the gpmM gene encoding 2,3-bisphosphoglycerate-independent phosphoglycerate mutase translates to MNSTKKPLVLIIMDGWGYSERTEHNAIHTAHTPVLDNLMKNSPSMLIHTSGYDVGLPDGQMGNSEVGHVNIGAGRIVYQELTRIGHAIDSGEFFRNPALTQAIDGAVTNGKAVHIMGLLSNGGVHSHEDQIATMIKMAADRGCEHIYLHAFLDGRDVAPRSAHAPLARFSQIFKEQGKGRIASIVGRYFAMDRDNRWDRIQVAYDLLTQGKAQFHAQDALSGLNDAYGRNENDEFISATTIGEPVAINDGDAVIFMNYRADRARELTRAFVEDDFSHFTRQARPALSNFVMLTQYAADIDTACAYPPEALPNTLGEWLSSHGKTQLRISETEKYAHVTFFFNGGREECFPGEQRVMIASPNVATYDLQPEMNSVLLTDKLVDAIKSQTFDVIICNYPNGDMVGHTGVFEAAVKACEAIDTAVGRVVSALKEVGGEALITADHGNAEQMVNPITGQVQTAHTNLPVPLIYVGRDATPAAKGRLSDLAPTMLHLLGMEIPEQMTGQPLMLLK, encoded by the coding sequence ATGAACTCAACCAAAAAGCCCCTGGTGCTCATCATTATGGATGGCTGGGGCTATAGTGAACGAACCGAGCATAATGCTATTCACACCGCGCATACGCCGGTGCTCGATAATTTAATGAAAAACAGCCCGTCTATGCTGATCCATACTTCTGGCTACGACGTAGGCCTGCCTGATGGCCAAATGGGTAATTCAGAAGTGGGCCACGTTAATATAGGCGCTGGGCGCATTGTTTACCAAGAGCTCACCCGCATTGGTCATGCGATTGATAGCGGGGAGTTCTTTCGTAACCCCGCACTCACCCAAGCCATAGACGGAGCTGTCACTAACGGCAAAGCCGTTCATATTATGGGGCTGCTTTCTAACGGTGGCGTACACAGCCATGAAGACCAAATTGCGACCATGATTAAAATGGCCGCCGACCGCGGTTGTGAACATATTTATTTGCATGCTTTTCTTGATGGTCGAGATGTAGCACCGCGCTCTGCTCACGCCCCTTTGGCGCGCTTTTCGCAGATTTTTAAAGAGCAAGGTAAAGGTCGCATTGCTTCTATCGTGGGCCGTTATTTTGCCATGGATCGTGATAATCGCTGGGATCGCATCCAAGTAGCCTACGACTTATTAACTCAAGGCAAGGCTCAATTTCATGCACAAGATGCATTATCTGGCTTAAACGACGCCTATGGTCGCAATGAAAACGATGAATTTATTAGTGCGACAACCATAGGTGAGCCCGTCGCCATCAATGATGGCGATGCCGTTATCTTTATGAACTATCGCGCCGATAGAGCTCGTGAGCTTACTCGCGCTTTTGTAGAAGATGACTTTAGCCACTTTACTCGCCAAGCCCGCCCCGCACTAAGCAATTTTGTGATGCTTACCCAGTATGCAGCTGATATTGATACTGCTTGCGCTTATCCACCAGAGGCACTGCCTAATACCTTAGGCGAGTGGCTATCCAGCCACGGTAAAACACAGTTAAGAATTTCAGAAACTGAAAAATACGCACACGTAACGTTTTTCTTTAACGGTGGCCGTGAAGAATGCTTCCCTGGCGAACAAAGAGTAATGATCGCAAGCCCCAATGTTGCCACTTATGATCTACAGCCAGAAATGAACTCAGTATTACTGACTGACAAACTGGTAGACGCCATTAAGAGCCAAACCTTCGATGTTATTATTTGTAACTATCCGAACGGGGACATGGTGGGTCATACGGGGGTTTTTGAAGCTGCAGTTAAAGCCTGTGAAGCTATAGATACGGCAGTAGGACGAGTGGTTAGCGCCTTAAAAGAAGTGGGCGGTGAAGCCTTAATTACTGCGGATCACGGTAATGCCGAGCAAATGGTAAATCCCATCACTGGCCAAGTACAAACCGCACACACTAATCTACCGGTGCCACTGATTTATGTCGGCCGTGATGCTACGCCGGCCGCTAAGGGGCGCTTATCGGATTTAGCACCCACCATGCTACACTTATTAGGCATGGAAATCCCTGAGCAAATGACTGGCCAGCCGCTGATGCTTCTGAAATAA
- a CDS encoding rhodanese-like domain-containing protein gives MQEYLDFFANNTLLVVAWIGLVAAIIVMTVMTKFSKVHNIPTQEAVLLINKQDAVVVDVRNADEFRKGHISGAINVPASQLKANDLSQIQKYQQKPIILVCETGMTTTSIGRVLTKADYAQVYALRGGMSDWRTQNLPVTKR, from the coding sequence ATGCAAGAGTATCTGGATTTTTTCGCAAACAATACCTTATTAGTCGTGGCTTGGATTGGTTTAGTCGCAGCGATTATTGTCATGACAGTAATGACTAAGTTCAGCAAGGTACATAATATCCCTACCCAAGAAGCCGTATTGCTGATTAATAAGCAAGATGCGGTGGTGGTAGATGTTCGTAATGCAGATGAATTTCGCAAAGGTCATATTAGTGGCGCCATTAATGTGCCCGCCAGCCAGCTAAAAGCAAATGACTTAAGCCAAATACAAAAATATCAGCAAAAGCCGATTATCTTAGTGTGTGAAACCGGCATGACTACCACCAGCATCGGTCGTGTTCTAACTAAAGCCGATTATGCCCAAGTCTATGCACTGCGCGGTGGTATGTCGGATTGGCGCACGCAAAACTTACCGGTGACTAAACGCTAA
- the secB gene encoding protein-export chaperone SecB has translation MTDAINGAASEAQPQTDNQVEFQIQRIYLKDVSFEAPATPVVFQKEWQPEIKLDLDTKSNRLADNIFEVILTLTVTCVLNENETAYLCEIQQAGIFTIGNMEDQQLAHCLGAFCPNILFPYARETVGSLVGRGSFPQLNLAPVNFDALFAAHVQRAQQQQQSQQADA, from the coding sequence ATGACTGATGCAATAAACGGTGCTGCAAGCGAAGCGCAACCCCAAACCGATAATCAGGTTGAATTTCAAATTCAGCGTATTTATTTAAAAGACGTGTCTTTTGAAGCACCCGCGACGCCTGTGGTGTTTCAAAAAGAATGGCAGCCTGAAATAAAGCTGGACTTGGATACTAAAAGTAATCGCTTAGCCGATAATATCTTTGAAGTGATCCTAACACTTACTGTCACCTGTGTATTAAATGAAAATGAAACCGCTTACCTGTGTGAAATACAGCAAGCAGGCATTTTCACTATTGGGAATATGGAAGATCAGCAATTAGCGCATTGTTTAGGTGCGTTTTGCCCTAATATATTATTCCCTTATGCGCGTGAGACTGTGGGCAGCTTAGTGGGTCGTGGTTCTTTCCCTCAGCTCAACCTTGCGCCCGTTAACTTTGATGCCTTGTTTGCCGCCCACGTACAGCGCGCCCAACAACAGCAGCAGTCTCAGCAGGCGGATGCCTAA
- the gpsA gene encoding NAD(P)H-dependent glycerol-3-phosphate dehydrogenase: protein MPNAAAISVLGAGSYGSALAIAVARNGHQTLLWSHRAEQVATLAADRCNKVFLPDALFPESLTLTADLKEAVQASRNLLIVVPSHVFADVLKQIKPFLRSDSRVAWATKGLDPNTGNLLQVVASEILGEQVPLAVLSGPTFAKELALGLPTAIALAATDNTFGKELGDLLHCGRSFRVYLNDDMVGLQLGGAVKNVIAIGAGLADGLGFGANARTALITRGLAELQRLGVALGAQQDTFMGMAGLGDLVLTCTDNQSRNRRFGLALGQGKDVATAMAEIGQVVEGYRNAAEVQQLAERHNVEMPICDQVYQVLYQGKDAKAAAIDLLSRDRKAE from the coding sequence ATGCCTAATGCAGCCGCCATCTCAGTGTTGGGTGCTGGCTCATACGGTAGCGCCTTAGCTATTGCGGTAGCTCGCAATGGTCATCAAACCCTGTTGTGGAGTCACAGAGCCGAGCAGGTAGCAACGCTGGCCGCCGACCGCTGCAATAAGGTCTTTTTGCCTGATGCACTCTTTCCGGAGAGCTTAACGCTCACCGCTGACTTAAAAGAAGCGGTGCAAGCCAGCCGCAACTTATTAATTGTGGTGCCAAGTCATGTATTTGCCGATGTATTAAAGCAAATAAAGCCCTTTTTACGCAGCGATAGCCGAGTTGCTTGGGCGACCAAAGGCCTAGATCCTAATACTGGTAATCTATTGCAAGTAGTTGCTAGCGAGATATTAGGTGAGCAGGTGCCGTTAGCGGTGCTCTCGGGCCCCACCTTTGCCAAAGAGCTGGCCTTAGGCTTGCCAACGGCCATTGCTTTAGCGGCCACCGATAATACCTTTGGTAAAGAGCTTGGGGATTTATTGCATTGCGGTCGCTCATTTCGCGTTTATTTAAATGACGATATGGTCGGCTTGCAATTAGGCGGTGCCGTTAAAAACGTGATTGCCATTGGTGCCGGGCTTGCCGATGGTCTTGGCTTTGGTGCTAATGCACGTACTGCCCTTATTACCCGCGGCTTAGCCGAGCTACAACGCTTAGGTGTGGCATTAGGCGCCCAGCAAGATACTTTTATGGGCATGGCGGGATTAGGTGATTTGGTGCTTACCTGTACCGATAACCAATCCCGGAATCGTCGTTTTGGGTTAGCGCTGGGGCAGGGCAAAGACGTGGCTACCGCCATGGCAGAAATTGGCCAAGTAGTAGAAGGCTATCGTAACGCCGCCGAAGTTCAACAACTGGCCGAGCGCCATAACGTTGAAATGCCCATTTGCGACCAAGTCTATCAAGTGTTGTATCAAGGCAAAGATGCCAAAGCGGCCGCCATTGATTTACTGAGTCGTGATAGAAAAGCGGAATAG
- the nfuA gene encoding Fe-S biogenesis protein NfuA codes for MITISETAQEHFCKLLSQQPEGTNIRVFVVNPGTPSAECGVSYCPPDAVEHDDLHLPYKGFEAVVDKQSVAFLEDAEIDFVSGQMGSQLTLKAPNAKMAQVPEDAPLADRVEYVLQSQINPGLASHGGQVVLTEITPDGLAILQFGGGCNGCSMIDVTLKDGIEKQLLQQFAGEITGVRDATDHERGAHSYY; via the coding sequence ATGATTACGATTTCCGAAACCGCCCAGGAACACTTCTGCAAGTTGCTATCTCAGCAGCCCGAAGGCACCAACATTCGGGTGTTTGTGGTTAATCCGGGCACCCCTAGCGCCGAATGTGGCGTTTCTTATTGCCCACCCGATGCCGTTGAGCACGATGATCTGCATCTACCCTATAAAGGGTTTGAAGCGGTTGTCGATAAGCAAAGTGTCGCTTTCTTGGAAGATGCGGAAATCGACTTTGTGAGCGGCCAAATGGGCTCGCAACTCACGCTCAAAGCGCCTAATGCAAAAATGGCCCAAGTGCCAGAAGATGCGCCGCTTGCCGATCGCGTTGAGTATGTATTGCAGTCGCAAATTAACCCAGGCCTTGCCAGTCATGGTGGACAGGTAGTGTTAACCGAAATTACCCCAGACGGCCTGGCTATTTTGCAGTTTGGCGGCGGTTGTAACGGTTGCTCTATGATAGACGTGACGTTAAAAGACGGCATTGAAAAGCAGCTGCTTCAACAATTTGCTGGAGAAATTACCGGCGTGCGTGATGCCACCGATCACGAGCGCGGTGCGCACTCTTACTACTGA
- a CDS encoding ComF family protein — translation MISRLMTALQDGGAWRATWWWGQCLLCRQSCQQQPLICQQCQEELPLLAHTCRLCGFTLPVENSVCGHCQQTPPPWQRMQVLADFIPPFSGLIHGLKYHQQSLNGRLLGKLLAMHITPPYPEVIIPVPLHWWRQLHRGYNQAQEIALGLQSLLPLAIDNDSLKRSRATASQTHLSRKERQHNLHHAFSARPLNYQHVALLDDVLTTGSTMAELTRLLHQHGVKVVEVWAVCRTLDH, via the coding sequence ATGATAAGTCGGCTAATGACTGCTCTACAAGATGGTGGCGCTTGGCGAGCAACGTGGTGGTGGGGCCAATGTTTATTGTGTCGCCAGTCTTGCCAGCAGCAGCCGTTAATATGTCAACAATGTCAAGAGGAATTGCCGCTGCTCGCGCACACCTGTCGCTTATGCGGATTTACACTGCCAGTAGAAAACAGTGTATGCGGTCACTGTCAGCAAACACCTCCTCCTTGGCAGCGCATGCAAGTATTAGCAGATTTTATTCCGCCTTTTAGTGGTTTGATCCATGGCCTTAAATATCATCAGCAATCGTTAAATGGTCGTTTATTAGGGAAACTGCTGGCCATGCACATCACGCCTCCTTATCCAGAAGTGATTATTCCCGTGCCACTGCATTGGTGGCGCCAGTTACACCGCGGATATAATCAGGCGCAAGAAATTGCCCTTGGGCTGCAATCTCTACTCCCTTTAGCCATTGATAATGACAGCCTAAAACGCTCGCGCGCTACCGCGAGTCAAACTCATCTTAGCCGCAAAGAGCGCCAGCATAATTTGCACCATGCCTTTAGTGCTCGCCCTCTAAATTACCAACATGTTGCCTTATTGGATGATGTGCTTACTACCGGCAGCACCATGGCAGAGCTTACCCGTTTGCTACACCAACACGGAGTGAAAGTGGTAGAGGTGTGGGCGGTGTGTCGAACTTTAGATCATTAA
- the bioH gene encoding pimeloyl-ACP methyl ester esterase BioH — protein MSVYVECHGQGADLVLVHGWGMNGAVWEPLVAQLSCHFRLHIVDLPGFGDSAALPLNASLDEWASAVLNVVPEHAAWLGWSLGGLVATQAALQAPNRVSHLLTLASSPCFVAREQWPGIKPHVLASFAEQLAQDSQLVIKRFLALQAMGSEHAKADVRQLRTSLATKPQPQAQALVGGLNLLAEVDLRAHLFNLTMPCLRLYGHLDALVPYQAIPLIEALMAPNNRQHCIAQRASHAPFISHPQLIAAEVSAFLRSV, from the coding sequence ATGAGTGTATACGTAGAATGCCACGGCCAAGGGGCCGACTTGGTATTAGTACATGGCTGGGGAATGAATGGCGCTGTGTGGGAACCATTAGTGGCACAACTATCATGCCATTTTCGCCTCCACATAGTGGACTTACCCGGCTTCGGTGATAGTGCGGCTTTACCCCTAAATGCCAGCTTAGACGAGTGGGCGAGTGCGGTATTAAACGTGGTGCCAGAGCACGCCGCTTGGCTAGGCTGGTCATTAGGTGGTTTAGTCGCAACGCAGGCCGCCTTGCAAGCTCCCAACCGCGTTAGCCATTTACTAACCTTAGCTAGCTCCCCTTGTTTTGTGGCGCGTGAGCAGTGGCCGGGTATTAAACCCCACGTATTAGCGAGTTTTGCCGAACAACTCGCCCAAGACTCGCAGTTGGTGATTAAGCGCTTTTTAGCGCTGCAAGCCATGGGCAGTGAGCACGCTAAAGCCGATGTTCGCCAATTACGCACCAGTTTAGCCACTAAGCCTCAACCGCAAGCTCAAGCTTTAGTGGGCGGGCTAAACTTGTTAGCCGAAGTAGACCTGCGCGCTCATCTTTTTAACTTAACTATGCCGTGTTTACGACTCTATGGTCATCTTGATGCCTTAGTGCCTTATCAAGCGATTCCCTTAATTGAAGCCTTAATGGCACCTAATAATCGCCAACACTGTATTGCACAGCGAGCATCTCATGCGCCTTTTATTTCTCACCCTCAGCTTATTGCAGCAGAAGTTAGTGCTTTTTTAAGGTCGGTATAG
- a CDS encoding YebC/PmpR family DNA-binding transcriptional regulator, with product MGRAYENRKDSISKTANAKSKIYSKYGREIYVVAKSGGADPDGNLSLRGLIDRAKKDQVPAHVIEKALQKATSGAGEDFSPARYEGFGPGNCLVIVDCLTDNPNRTIGDVRVCFNKVKAKIGTSGTVGHMFDHCAILAFAGDDEDAILEVLMNADVDVTDVECEEGMITVFAPQTEYFKTKQALSEAFPDIDFEVDSIQYLPQTTVELNGEDVALMERFLDLLTDVDDVQNVYHNAQF from the coding sequence ATGGGCAGAGCCTACGAAAACCGCAAAGACTCCATCTCCAAAACCGCCAATGCCAAGAGCAAAATTTATAGCAAATATGGCCGAGAAATTTACGTGGTGGCTAAGTCTGGTGGTGCCGATCCCGATGGCAACTTAAGCTTGCGCGGGTTAATCGATCGGGCGAAAAAAGATCAGGTGCCGGCTCACGTTATTGAAAAAGCGCTACAAAAAGCCACCAGTGGTGCCGGCGAAGACTTTTCACCCGCCCGCTACGAAGGCTTTGGCCCGGGCAACTGCTTAGTAATCGTTGACTGCTTAACCGATAATCCTAACCGTACTATTGGTGATGTGCGGGTGTGCTTTAACAAGGTTAAGGCCAAAATCGGCACCTCGGGCACCGTGGGTCATATGTTTGATCATTGCGCCATTTTAGCTTTTGCCGGTGATGACGAAGACGCCATTTTAGAAGTGCTAATGAACGCCGATGTCGACGTAACCGACGTAGAATGTGAAGAGGGCATGATCACCGTTTTTGCGCCGCAAACCGAATACTTTAAAACCAAGCAAGCGCTTAGCGAAGCCTTCCCCGATATCGACTTCGAAGTAGACAGCATTCAATATCTGCCCCAAACCACAGTCGAACTTAATGGTGAAGATGTGGCCCTTATGGAGCGGTTCCTTGATTTGCTTACCGACGTTGACGACGTACAAAACGTGTATCACAACGCGCAATTTTAA
- a CDS encoding nucleoside deaminase has translation MSDLDFIKTTIELARDNVVRGGQPFGALLVRDGVVLADGVNESDIDHDCTAHAEIQAIRNAGKLHKTSSFAGSTMYASGKPCAMCMAAMIQAGVSKLVYCADDDVGEVFGWSTEYLYQRLQRDFGSQGIETTHLPLDEKTQIFEQYQAKFGKGSNEQMKG, from the coding sequence ATGTCAGATTTAGATTTTATTAAAACTACTATCGAGCTTGCGCGTGACAACGTAGTGCGTGGCGGCCAACCTTTTGGTGCGCTGTTAGTACGTGACGGTGTGGTATTAGCGGATGGCGTTAATGAAAGCGATATCGACCATGACTGCACCGCTCATGCGGAAATTCAGGCGATTCGTAATGCTGGTAAGCTGCATAAAACCAGCTCGTTTGCTGGCAGTACTATGTACGCCAGCGGCAAGCCTTGTGCCATGTGCATGGCGGCCATGATCCAAGCCGGTGTGTCTAAGTTAGTGTATTGTGCCGATGACGATGTGGGCGAAGTTTTTGGTTGGTCTACCGAGTATTTATATCAGCGCCTGCAGCGCGACTTTGGTAGCCAAGGCATCGAGACCACGCACCTGCCACTAGATGAGAAAACGCAAATATTTGAGCAATACCAAGCTAAGTTTGGCAAAGGCAGCAACGAGCAAATGAAAGGTTAA
- a CDS encoding aspartate/glutamate racemase family protein, with amino-acid sequence MVFNAHLEELTIKHLILINPNGNSDATAIMVEQAQTVLGLGVRVMGKTNTQAPNLLATPADMQLAKQGVLALGLEAAQALTGREKSSAIIIAAFSDPGLLELRTQVSIPVLGIGEAVFLEAAANHKRFSIVTITPDPELLASFCTRVAELGLGAQYCGARVTQGNAQTLLVSPQLLDAALSSTITKSIHDGAQAIILGGGPLSASADRLQPQFDIPLLNPVAAAARAAFKD; translated from the coding sequence GTGGTTTTTAACGCTCATCTTGAGGAACTCACCATTAAACACCTGATCTTGATTAACCCTAACGGTAATAGCGACGCCACAGCCATCATGGTGGAGCAGGCACAAACCGTGCTTGGCTTAGGCGTGCGCGTGATGGGTAAAACCAATACTCAAGCGCCAAATTTATTGGCCACGCCTGCCGATATGCAGCTGGCCAAGCAGGGCGTATTAGCGCTGGGTCTAGAGGCGGCTCAAGCGCTAACAGGACGAGAGAAAAGCAGCGCTATTATCATTGCTGCCTTTAGTGACCCAGGCTTACTAGAGCTGCGCACTCAAGTGTCGATTCCGGTATTGGGGATTGGCGAGGCGGTGTTTCTTGAAGCAGCGGCAAATCATAAACGCTTTAGTATCGTCACTATTACGCCAGATCCTGAGTTACTCGCTTCATTTTGCACGCGAGTAGCCGAACTCGGGTTAGGTGCTCAGTATTGCGGTGCTCGTGTCACTCAAGGCAATGCACAAACGCTACTCGTTAGCCCTCAATTATTAGATGCCGCCTTAAGTAGCACCATAACTAAGTCTATCCATGACGGCGCCCAAGCGATTATTCTCGGCGGTGGCCCCTTATCTGCCTCGGCTGACCGACTACAACCGCAATTTGATATTCCCTTACTCAATCCGGTGGCAGCCGCCGCGCGAGCCGCGTTTAAAGACTAG